The proteins below come from a single Mycobacterium parmense genomic window:
- a CDS encoding dihydrodipicolinate synthase family protein produces the protein MVTGVTGKEAKDWASEHLWGNCSSLYTPFCGLDGDEIDYEALRGLVRHCLVDLDQDGIWVTGGIAEFWSLTTDELKEVARVAIEEARRIKPGALVQVMSSTDTAKQAVELTLNAQELGADICYILTPYFECSGKPGVLEYLRYVADRTDMPLGFFNSHSTGLILTPEECVELYREIPALCGLKNGLLDAQHSLAVHELAPEMVIWEAADEAGIRLGIPHPGALGSALYLYEKPGALLFREWRELLVQGDFERADTFAAETGLAAMREASRRYQSHPARPGMFTHWGAGFKFGASLLGLPIGDHPSRPPQTAFPDELKPPIRHAYVTSGFIES, from the coding sequence AAGGACTGGGCGTCTGAGCACCTGTGGGGCAACTGCAGCTCGCTGTACACCCCGTTCTGCGGTCTCGACGGCGACGAAATCGACTACGAGGCGCTACGAGGGTTGGTGCGGCACTGCCTGGTCGATCTGGACCAGGACGGTATCTGGGTGACCGGCGGCATCGCCGAGTTCTGGTCACTGACCACCGACGAACTCAAAGAGGTCGCCCGCGTCGCCATCGAGGAGGCCCGACGGATCAAACCCGGCGCGCTGGTGCAGGTGATGTCGAGCACCGACACGGCGAAGCAGGCCGTTGAGCTCACGCTGAACGCCCAGGAATTGGGCGCCGACATCTGCTACATCCTGACGCCCTATTTCGAGTGCTCCGGAAAGCCGGGTGTGCTCGAGTATCTGCGCTACGTCGCCGACCGCACCGACATGCCGCTGGGCTTCTTCAACTCCCACTCGACTGGGCTGATACTGACCCCCGAGGAATGCGTGGAGCTCTACCGCGAGATCCCTGCCCTGTGCGGGCTGAAGAACGGGTTGCTCGATGCGCAGCACAGCCTGGCAGTGCATGAGCTGGCCCCGGAAATGGTGATATGGGAGGCGGCCGACGAGGCCGGGATCCGCTTGGGGATACCCCATCCGGGGGCGCTTGGTTCGGCGCTCTACCTCTACGAGAAACCGGGCGCGCTGCTTTTCAGGGAATGGCGAGAACTGCTGGTGCAGGGCGATTTCGAGCGTGCCGACACCTTCGCCGCCGAGACCGGTTTGGCTGCCATGCGCGAGGCGAGCCGGCGCTACCAGTCCCATCCCGCGCGCCCCGGGATGTTCACGCACTGGGGAGCCGGATTCAAGTTCGGCGCTTCGTTGCTCGGACTGCCCATCGGCGATCATCCCTCCAGGCCCCCGCAGACCGCGTTCCCCGACGAGCTCAAGCCGCCGATCCGTCACGCCTATGTCACCTCTGGGTTCATCGAGTCCTGA
- a CDS encoding acyl-CoA dehydrogenase family protein — protein sequence MEVREFRGGVRRWIDEVGESLVPALEDQSVQAQLNHQRRVQRLLFDAGWMRWGWPARIGGLGGSPLLRAVLGEELISRALVHTTSWSMHEVLGPAVAEFGRPELVEDIFPRLLRGEEFWCQGFSEPDAGSDLGSMRTTARPHGDGWVINGEKLWTSWAHHATRCVVLARTGGAGSRGISAFLVDMDTPGVTASPLETMAGVDEFCSTSFVDVEVPEGRLLGEVDAGWRVAQFILSCERGPIFWQRGAWLAHHLGLLLDAAGGGSSAAALGEAYQLLWAFRATSKTTQDRIAGGELPGAEASVDKIMIAAADQAVFDVARDLLGGEIETGDTARSRTWRREWAYSRAATIYGGTSEIQKDIVASRLLGLPRSA from the coding sequence GTGGAGGTGCGTGAATTTCGCGGCGGGGTGCGGCGCTGGATCGACGAGGTCGGGGAGTCGCTGGTTCCTGCGCTAGAGGACCAGAGCGTCCAGGCCCAGCTGAATCACCAGCGCCGAGTGCAGAGGTTGTTGTTCGATGCCGGTTGGATGCGCTGGGGATGGCCGGCGCGGATCGGTGGCCTGGGGGGTTCGCCCCTCCTGCGCGCTGTCCTCGGTGAGGAGCTGATCAGCCGAGCGTTGGTACACACCACGTCGTGGTCGATGCACGAAGTGCTCGGGCCGGCGGTCGCCGAGTTCGGCCGGCCCGAACTCGTCGAGGACATCTTCCCGCGGCTGTTGCGCGGCGAGGAGTTCTGGTGTCAGGGGTTCTCCGAGCCCGACGCCGGTAGCGACCTGGGATCGATGCGCACGACTGCGCGTCCTCACGGTGACGGCTGGGTCATCAACGGCGAAAAACTGTGGACCAGCTGGGCTCACCACGCCACCCGGTGCGTCGTGCTGGCCCGCACCGGCGGCGCCGGGTCGCGCGGCATCAGCGCCTTTCTGGTGGATATGGACACACCGGGGGTGACTGCGAGCCCACTGGAAACGATGGCCGGCGTGGACGAATTCTGCTCGACGTCGTTCGTCGACGTCGAGGTTCCGGAGGGGCGCCTGCTCGGTGAGGTCGACGCCGGCTGGCGGGTCGCACAGTTCATCTTGTCCTGTGAACGTGGCCCCATCTTCTGGCAGCGCGGCGCCTGGCTCGCCCACCACCTCGGCCTGCTCTTGGACGCAGCGGGCGGCGGATCGTCCGCGGCGGCGCTCGGCGAGGCCTATCAACTGTTGTGGGCCTTTCGGGCCACCTCGAAGACCACGCAGGACCGCATCGCTGGGGGTGAGCTGCCCGGCGCCGAAGCCTCGGTGGACAAGATCATGATTGCCGCCGCCGATCAGGCCGTGTTCGATGTGGCGCGTGATCTGCTGGGGGGCGAAATAGAAACCGGTGACACCGCGCGCAGCCGCACGTGGCGCCGTGAGTGGGCCTACTCGCGTGCGGCCACCATCTACGGGGGCACCAGTGAGATTCAGAAAGACATCGTGGCGTCCCGGCTGCTCGGATTGCCGAGAAGCGCGTGA
- a CDS encoding acyl-CoA dehydrogenase family protein, with protein MTEAHTIDAAERTLMAATLRGLAEELDGEELAQALRAFGFADLLAEAPRDAVSALFTALGRAGSMSTSLQDVLLQPMAEYLPAAATECNVVLPGIGAELAGESDGALVAVRGLVIGARPVPTYLAPVAIRGELGWIGLQESSGISTRRVDGLDPALPMTEVTGVDVPPDVILAGKQAAVAWDAVATAGRLALGYQIIGAVGRMIDLAVDHACSRVQFGRPIGSFQAVRTRLADAHVAREGAAAALALAWDADDAVLAGLLAKSLAGRAGRIAASQCQQVLAGIGFTAEHPFHRFLARVLVLDSVLGSASELPTVIGARLISAGTIPRLVDL; from the coding sequence GTGACTGAAGCCCACACCATCGACGCCGCGGAGCGGACGCTGATGGCGGCGACGCTGCGCGGCCTGGCCGAAGAGCTCGATGGGGAGGAACTGGCGCAGGCACTCCGCGCGTTCGGGTTCGCCGACCTGTTGGCGGAGGCGCCTCGGGACGCGGTGTCGGCGCTGTTCACCGCGCTCGGTCGGGCCGGATCGATGTCGACGTCGCTGCAAGATGTCCTGCTGCAACCCATGGCCGAATACCTGCCGGCGGCGGCGACAGAATGCAACGTCGTCCTGCCGGGCATCGGAGCCGAACTTGCCGGCGAGTCCGACGGCGCGCTTGTGGCGGTGCGCGGCCTGGTCATCGGGGCGCGCCCGGTCCCGACGTACCTGGCGCCGGTCGCGATCCGCGGTGAGCTGGGCTGGATCGGCCTGCAGGAGTCCTCGGGGATCTCGACGCGACGCGTCGACGGTCTCGATCCGGCGTTGCCGATGACCGAAGTCACCGGCGTCGACGTGCCGCCCGATGTGATCCTGGCAGGCAAGCAGGCCGCTGTGGCCTGGGATGCGGTGGCGACGGCGGGCCGGCTGGCACTGGGATACCAGATCATCGGGGCAGTCGGGCGGATGATCGACCTTGCCGTCGACCATGCCTGCAGCCGAGTGCAATTCGGCCGGCCCATCGGCTCCTTTCAAGCGGTTCGCACTCGGCTGGCCGACGCACACGTCGCCCGCGAGGGCGCCGCCGCGGCCCTCGCATTGGCCTGGGACGCGGACGACGCCGTTTTGGCAGGCCTGCTGGCGAAATCGTTGGCCGGGCGTGCGGGCCGAATCGCCGCCTCCCAGTGCCAGCAGGTGCTGGCCGGCATCGGCTTCACAGCCGAGCACCCCTTCCACCGCTTCCTGGCCCGCGTGCTGGTGCTGGATTCGGTGCTGGGTTCGGCGAGCGAACTGCCCACGGTGATCGGTGCCCGGCTGATTTCGGCGGGGACGATCCCCCGGCTGGTCGACCTGTGA
- a CDS encoding enoyl-CoA hydratase/isomerase family protein, translated as MTLARPDKANAIDAEITDALLNAVSALRDDPDVRAMVLTGQGNAFSAGGDFETIRAMRDDRQLRDTVLAAHQELFWVLTRLPFPTVAAVNGAAVGAGVTVALLCDLVVMAEDAFLSDPRVSLGLLDGAGGFVLWPLLTSLSAAKEHLLLGDRVSGTEAHRLGLANRAVPASDVLGEAMQLAKRLAALPRHAVQQTRQLLNFHIDRVAALLPHCARAESECFDTEEHRLLLERLSARAAAKSSGTP; from the coding sequence GTGACCCTGGCCCGCCCCGACAAGGCCAACGCGATCGACGCCGAGATCACCGATGCCCTGCTCAACGCGGTCTCGGCGCTGCGCGATGACCCAGACGTGCGCGCAATGGTGCTGACCGGTCAGGGCAACGCGTTCAGCGCAGGCGGGGACTTCGAGACCATCCGCGCGATGCGCGATGACCGCCAGCTGCGCGACACCGTGCTGGCTGCCCACCAGGAGCTGTTCTGGGTTCTGACGCGCCTGCCGTTTCCCACCGTCGCCGCCGTCAATGGCGCCGCGGTCGGCGCCGGCGTCACGGTGGCGCTGTTGTGCGATCTGGTCGTGATGGCCGAAGACGCCTTCCTCAGCGACCCGCGGGTCTCGCTCGGGCTGCTCGACGGCGCAGGGGGGTTCGTGCTGTGGCCGTTGCTGACCAGTCTGTCCGCCGCCAAGGAACATCTACTGCTGGGAGACCGGGTCAGCGGCACGGAAGCCCATCGCCTGGGGCTGGCTAATCGTGCGGTGCCCGCATCCGACGTGTTGGGGGAGGCGATGCAACTAGCCAAACGCCTCGCCGCGCTCCCGCGGCACGCCGTCCAGCAGACGCGCCAGCTGCTGAATTTCCACATCGATCGGGTCGCCGCGCTGCTGCCGCATTGCGCCCGCGCCGAAAGCGAGTGTTTCGACACCGAGGAGCATCGCTTGCTGCTGGAGCGGCTGAGTGCCAGGGCGGCGGCCAAGTCTTCGGGGACCCCCTAA
- a CDS encoding SDR family NAD(P)-dependent oxidoreductase: MGTETRVALVTGGTRGIGRAITDRLTRSGVTVAAAYAQDVAAAQAVRDDGARRGATVTLHQADVGQPASCQSLVGEVLEQHGRLDYLVNNAGMVNEQRLSEISHEDWHRQVAVNLSSAFFVSQAALAHMTQQRFGRVVNIGSVTALLGSPVQVAYGAAKGGIVGLTRSCARAVARKGITVNCVIPGSFDTDMSAQLLYTDRDAVTSMIPVGRWGRPEELAHAVVFLLDDLASYMTGAVLTVDGGMSMGG; encoded by the coding sequence ATGGGCACCGAAACTCGGGTCGCGCTCGTCACCGGCGGAACCCGGGGGATAGGTCGTGCCATCACCGATCGGCTGACGCGATCCGGTGTCACGGTGGCCGCGGCGTACGCCCAGGACGTCGCCGCTGCACAGGCGGTGCGTGACGACGGTGCCAGGCGCGGCGCCACCGTCACCCTGCATCAGGCTGACGTCGGGCAGCCGGCTTCCTGTCAGAGCCTGGTCGGCGAGGTTCTCGAGCAGCATGGGCGGCTGGATTACCTGGTCAACAACGCCGGGATGGTCAACGAGCAACGCCTCAGCGAGATCAGCCACGAGGACTGGCACCGCCAGGTCGCGGTGAATCTGTCGTCGGCGTTCTTCGTCAGCCAGGCCGCTTTGGCGCACATGACTCAGCAGCGTTTTGGGCGGGTGGTCAACATCGGCTCGGTTACGGCGCTACTGGGCAGCCCAGTGCAGGTCGCGTATGGCGCTGCCAAAGGCGGAATCGTCGGCTTGACTCGATCCTGCGCTCGCGCTGTGGCCCGCAAGGGCATCACCGTGAATTGCGTGATTCCTGGCAGCTTCGACACCGACATGTCGGCCCAGCTGCTGTACACCGACCGGGATGCGGTCACGTCGATGATCCCGGTTGGACGCTGGGGTCGTCCCGAGGAGCTGGCGCACGCGGTCGTGTTTCTGCTTGACGACCTCGCGTCCTATATGACCGGTGCGGTCCTGACCGTTGACGGCGGAATGAGCATGGGCGGATGA
- a CDS encoding AMP-binding protein has protein sequence MRNRTRLTATNIVAPPVAPERLAEYRSFGYVSDQTISASVVRAARQWGSHPAIIEGGHQLTYQELLEVVERAAAWLGAAGVGPGDVVCWQTPNWWEAHVLGLAVWHAGAVSCPIAPFYREHELRQVIGQVRPAAVVTAETFRGFPHAEAFDDLLVGAGLGDVARVVLRGTRPGWSPFDVVVSHSRCQDFASVGADDPCLILFTSGTTSGAKAAVHSSRTLLAETRQLAGAWGLSWEDVAYMAAPLQHITGVLNAMTIPLLVGASAVLADRWEADVAVSDIMRHRVTYSAGATVFLQELTDAARAAHVHLPLRMFACGGSAVPRAVMERSEEQGIPAARVYGMTELPTVTVMNRAHPFELRAETDGAIAPGVQVRVVGTDGERLAAGCAGELLVCGPEQMLGYLDPAANRAALDDAGWFSTGDVGVVDAAGFVTITGRVKDVINRGGEKFSARDIEDLLVKHPAVRHAAVVPGPDARFGEVPVAFVVVDPPGQVSADDLSRHLHATGLARQKTPVAWHFVDALPMTPSGKVKKFELVAMAGAVERLG, from the coding sequence ATGAGGAACCGAACGCGACTCACTGCGACCAACATCGTGGCGCCACCGGTGGCCCCGGAACGCCTCGCGGAATACCGAAGCTTCGGCTATGTCAGCGACCAGACGATCTCTGCGTCGGTTGTCCGCGCCGCCCGCCAGTGGGGCTCACACCCGGCCATCATCGAAGGGGGCCATCAGCTGACCTACCAGGAGCTGCTCGAGGTGGTCGAACGCGCTGCGGCGTGGCTGGGCGCAGCGGGCGTCGGGCCCGGTGACGTGGTCTGCTGGCAGACGCCGAACTGGTGGGAAGCGCACGTGCTGGGTCTGGCGGTCTGGCATGCCGGGGCGGTGAGCTGCCCGATCGCCCCGTTCTACCGGGAACATGAGCTTCGCCAGGTCATCGGGCAGGTGCGGCCGGCCGCAGTGGTGACAGCAGAGACGTTTCGCGGGTTCCCTCACGCCGAAGCGTTCGACGACCTGCTCGTGGGGGCTGGTCTCGGCGACGTCGCCCGGGTCGTGCTGCGGGGAACCCGGCCGGGCTGGTCGCCGTTCGACGTGGTCGTGTCGCACAGTCGCTGCCAAGATTTCGCCTCCGTCGGAGCCGATGATCCGTGCCTGATCCTCTTCACTTCTGGGACGACTTCGGGTGCCAAGGCCGCCGTGCATTCGTCGCGCACGTTGCTCGCCGAAACCCGCCAGCTCGCCGGCGCGTGGGGCCTGTCCTGGGAGGACGTCGCCTACATGGCTGCCCCGTTGCAGCACATCACCGGTGTGCTCAATGCGATGACCATCCCGCTGCTGGTCGGCGCCTCCGCGGTGCTGGCCGACCGCTGGGAAGCCGACGTCGCGGTGTCCGACATCATGCGTCACCGGGTGACCTATTCGGCCGGGGCGACGGTGTTCCTCCAGGAATTGACCGACGCCGCCCGCGCCGCCCACGTGCACCTGCCGTTGCGGATGTTCGCCTGCGGCGGCTCGGCGGTGCCTCGCGCCGTGATGGAACGCAGCGAAGAACAGGGGATCCCGGCCGCACGCGTCTACGGCATGACCGAGCTTCCGACCGTGACGGTGATGAATCGCGCCCACCCATTCGAGCTGCGCGCGGAGACCGACGGCGCGATCGCCCCGGGGGTGCAGGTCCGGGTCGTCGGGACCGATGGCGAGCGACTGGCCGCGGGCTGCGCCGGCGAACTGCTGGTGTGCGGGCCCGAGCAGATGCTCGGCTACCTCGATCCTGCTGCCAATCGGGCCGCCCTCGACGACGCGGGCTGGTTCTCCACCGGGGACGTCGGTGTGGTCGATGCCGCCGGCTTCGTCACCATCACCGGGCGCGTCAAAGACGTGATCAATCGCGGCGGCGAGAAGTTCTCCGCCCGCGACATCGAAGACCTGCTCGTCAAACACCCCGCGGTGCGTCACGCCGCGGTGGTGCCCGGACCCGACGCCAGGTTCGGTGAGGTCCCGGTGGCGTTCGTCGTTGTCGATCCGCCGGGCCAGGTGTCGGCCGACGACCTGTCGCGTCACCTGCACGCGACCGGACTGGCCCGCCAAAAGACTCCCGTCGCATGGCATTTCGTGGACGCTTTGCCAATGACGCCGTCGGGCAAGGTCAAGAAGTTCGAGCTGGTCGCAATGGCGGGCGCGGTGGAGAGGCTGGGATGA
- a CDS encoding acyl-CoA thioesterase has protein sequence MNLDQFRAMLTLSDDREGRTVLPVPDASVERIFGGQIMAQLIAAAAPPGSAKAVKSLHIAFPRAGRAAEPLYLDLERTYDGRSLGHRRAVAWQGQEVDRRVVATASILVDRADDGYDYQYSAAAAGDPMAAKPIDFAVIPGEARLIGEGLDVDEAKAADLGFWMRCPDFTDTALAQPVIAYVSDWPLIGTLLKALPGVSQRDAHVSVQTGVVTHSVWFHHPFDVSEWLRVQIHGVRLVGGRGFGTGEVYTRSGSHVASFAQESVIRTPPKGMQP, from the coding sequence ATGAATCTCGATCAATTCCGTGCCATGCTCACCCTGAGTGACGACCGAGAGGGCCGCACAGTGTTGCCCGTCCCGGACGCGAGCGTCGAGCGGATCTTCGGCGGACAAATCATGGCCCAGCTCATCGCGGCCGCCGCGCCGCCGGGATCGGCCAAAGCGGTGAAGTCATTGCACATCGCGTTCCCGCGCGCCGGACGCGCCGCCGAGCCGTTGTATCTGGACTTGGAGCGAACCTACGACGGGCGCTCGTTGGGGCATCGGCGTGCGGTGGCGTGGCAGGGGCAGGAGGTCGACCGCCGGGTGGTCGCGACCGCGTCGATCCTCGTCGACCGCGCCGATGATGGATACGACTATCAGTACAGCGCCGCCGCGGCCGGTGATCCGATGGCGGCCAAACCCATTGACTTCGCTGTCATCCCGGGCGAAGCTCGCTTGATCGGCGAGGGTCTGGATGTCGACGAAGCCAAGGCCGCGGACCTGGGGTTCTGGATGCGCTGCCCAGACTTCACCGATACCGCGCTTGCGCAGCCCGTCATCGCCTACGTCTCGGACTGGCCACTGATCGGCACCCTGCTCAAAGCGTTGCCCGGGGTCAGCCAGCGCGATGCCCACGTCAGTGTCCAAACCGGTGTCGTGACCCATTCGGTGTGGTTTCACCATCCGTTCGACGTCTCGGAGTGGCTGCGGGTGCAGATCCACGGCGTGCGACTGGTGGGCGGTCGCGGATTCGGCACCGGCGAGGTCTACACCCGGTCCGGATCACACGTGGCGTCCTTCGCGCAGGAAAGTGTCATAAGGACCCCACCGAAAGGAATGCAGCCATGA
- a CDS encoding enoyl-CoA hydratase: MTAQHFVRYDVDDRVAVITLDRPEAANAQTPGVLKDLDDAWRRADEDPEVRVIVLETTGKHFSAGHDMSGNDPSADGRNLRPQRSDGKLLADTYYDWETRGYLEYAKRWRDIPKPSIAAVQGKCIAAGLMLCWPCDLIVAADNAQFSDPVGLMGIMGVEYHAHTWEFGPRKAKEMLFTASSVTAEEALRCGMVNHVVPLDNLRSATMDLAQRVAQTDPWALRMAKRAVNHTLDTMGFSTAIASCFDMHHLGHTRALAATDGQTVVMANLERMKAAGRTP; this comes from the coding sequence ATGACAGCTCAACACTTCGTCCGCTATGACGTCGACGACCGGGTTGCGGTCATCACCTTGGACCGCCCCGAGGCCGCCAACGCCCAAACCCCGGGCGTCCTCAAGGACCTCGACGACGCGTGGCGGCGCGCCGACGAAGATCCCGAGGTCCGGGTCATCGTTTTAGAGACCACCGGCAAGCACTTCTCCGCCGGGCACGACATGTCGGGCAACGATCCGTCGGCCGACGGGCGCAACCTGCGCCCGCAGCGCAGCGACGGCAAGCTACTCGCGGACACCTACTACGACTGGGAGACCCGCGGCTACCTGGAGTATGCGAAGCGCTGGCGCGACATCCCCAAGCCGTCCATCGCCGCCGTGCAGGGCAAGTGCATCGCGGCCGGGCTGATGCTGTGCTGGCCATGCGATCTCATCGTTGCGGCGGACAACGCGCAGTTCTCCGACCCGGTGGGTCTGATGGGGATCATGGGCGTCGAATACCACGCCCACACCTGGGAATTCGGGCCTCGCAAGGCGAAGGAAATGCTGTTCACCGCCAGTTCGGTGACCGCCGAGGAGGCGCTGCGCTGCGGGATGGTCAACCACGTCGTACCGCTGGACAACCTCCGTTCGGCCACAATGGATCTCGCCCAGCGCGTCGCGCAGACCGACCCGTGGGCGTTGCGCATGGCCAAACGGGCGGTCAACCACACCCTGGACACGATGGGCTTCTCGACCGCGATCGCTTCCTGTTTCGATATGCATCACCTCGGCCACACCCGGGCGCTGGCCGCGACCGACGGGCAGACCGTCGTGATGGCCAACCTGGAACGGATGAAGGCCGCGGGCCGCACCCCTTGA
- a CDS encoding putative quinol monooxygenase, which produces MSHPVSVVARFVPLPEKRSELQALLEGMVAPTRSEAGCHSYNLYEVPADGDLVLIERYGDQAALEHHRTTDHYRDYRAQLSSLLANPVSVTVLAAVDEA; this is translated from the coding sequence GTGTCCCACCCTGTAAGCGTTGTCGCCCGATTTGTTCCCCTCCCCGAAAAACGCTCTGAGCTGCAGGCCCTCCTCGAGGGCATGGTCGCTCCCACGCGATCCGAGGCGGGATGCCACAGCTACAACCTCTACGAGGTGCCCGCCGACGGCGACTTGGTGCTTATCGAGCGCTATGGCGATCAGGCCGCCCTCGAGCACCACCGCACGACTGACCACTACCGCGACTATCGCGCCCAACTGAGCTCGTTACTGGCCAACCCGGTCTCCGTCACGGTGCTCGCGGCCGTCGATGAGGCCTAG
- a CDS encoding Rv0792c family HTH-type transcriptional regulator — MTSHQDSPRFDLTDADLHVSRGSVPASVQLAEMLKAQILEQRLPAGSRLPTEQELIARSGLSRVTVRAAVGILEDEGWLVRRQGLGTFVAEPVKQELESGVRTIAEVLVSRGVTPRVEVLSHEVVPAPDRVGATLGRSEVLRIQRRYTENDQPMAIMTAYLPADLPDDAVEPLLSAEPATETTYTMWEQRLGVRIGSATHEIHAAGASPEIAAALGLSEGAPVLVLRRTSYTDKDKPLEVVVFHHRPERYEFSVTLPRTMPGRQAGMTER; from the coding sequence ATGACGTCTCACCAGGACTCCCCTCGATTCGACCTCACGGACGCTGACCTGCACGTTTCACGTGGAAGTGTGCCGGCGAGCGTTCAGCTCGCGGAAATGCTCAAGGCGCAGATCCTGGAACAGCGGCTTCCTGCGGGCAGTCGGCTGCCGACCGAACAAGAGCTGATCGCACGTTCCGGCCTCAGCCGGGTCACCGTACGCGCCGCGGTCGGGATCCTCGAGGACGAAGGATGGCTGGTCCGCCGCCAGGGCCTGGGGACATTCGTGGCCGAACCGGTCAAACAGGAGCTGGAGTCCGGTGTCCGGACCATCGCCGAAGTCCTTGTCAGCCGGGGGGTGACGCCGCGCGTCGAGGTGTTGTCCCATGAAGTCGTCCCAGCACCGGACCGGGTGGGCGCCACTCTGGGGCGTTCGGAAGTGCTGCGGATCCAGCGGCGCTACACCGAGAACGATCAGCCGATGGCGATCATGACCGCGTACCTGCCGGCGGATCTGCCCGACGACGCGGTCGAGCCGCTGCTTTCGGCAGAGCCGGCGACCGAGACGACGTACACGATGTGGGAGCAACGACTCGGCGTGCGCATCGGCTCGGCCACCCACGAGATTCACGCCGCGGGCGCCTCCCCGGAAATCGCTGCGGCACTGGGGTTGTCGGAAGGCGCACCCGTTCTGGTACTGCGCCGCACCAGTTACACCGATAAGGACAAGCCGCTGGAGGTCGTGGTCTTCCACCACCGTCCCGAGCGATACGAATTCTCCGTCACGCTGCCTCGGACGATGCCGGGCCGGCAGGCCGGGATGACCGAAAGGTAG
- a CDS encoding LLM class flavin-dependent oxidoreductase produces MREYNDEQSQHEGPHFGLILALMTEGLAIGEYPEMVRVAHIAESYGFASAWLCDHFLTLSPDDYVKHAGISGGDQHREKTRPATMPLLEAWTALSALARDTTNIRLGTSVLCNSYRHPSVLAKMAATLDVISDGRLDLGLGAGWFQREADAYGIPFLPVGERVAAFGEALELIKEIWTQPNPVYSGRFYTLDGAVCDPPPFQKPHPPLWVGGEGDRVHRIAARSAQGINVRWWSPEKVRQRQDFLAQACAAVERDPSTLRFSLTALLAPTHSDGQEAQIRAEFSAIPDSGLIVGPVDKCIEQINEYYESGVDTFLFTIPNVAQSELIHTVGQEVLTAFRGVATRSN; encoded by the coding sequence ATGCGCGAATACAACGACGAACAGTCGCAACACGAAGGTCCGCATTTCGGGTTGATTCTTGCCCTGATGACCGAGGGGTTGGCGATCGGCGAATATCCCGAGATGGTCCGGGTGGCCCACATCGCCGAAAGTTACGGCTTCGCTTCCGCCTGGCTGTGCGACCACTTCCTGACATTGAGTCCCGACGACTACGTCAAGCACGCCGGCATCAGCGGCGGCGATCAGCACCGGGAGAAAACGCGGCCGGCGACGATGCCTTTACTCGAGGCCTGGACGGCGCTGAGCGCGCTCGCCCGCGACACGACAAATATCCGCCTCGGAACCAGCGTGCTGTGTAACTCCTACCGCCATCCCTCAGTCCTGGCCAAGATGGCAGCCACGTTGGACGTCATCTCCGACGGTCGCCTGGACCTCGGACTGGGCGCCGGCTGGTTCCAGCGCGAAGCCGACGCGTACGGGATCCCTTTCTTGCCCGTCGGGGAGCGGGTCGCCGCGTTCGGTGAGGCGCTGGAGCTCATCAAGGAGATCTGGACGCAGCCCAATCCGGTGTACTCGGGCCGGTTCTACACGCTGGACGGAGCCGTCTGCGACCCGCCGCCCTTCCAGAAGCCACACCCACCACTGTGGGTCGGAGGCGAAGGCGACCGCGTGCACCGAATCGCCGCCCGCTCTGCGCAGGGAATCAACGTCAGGTGGTGGTCTCCCGAAAAGGTGCGGCAGCGCCAAGATTTCCTTGCTCAGGCCTGCGCCGCAGTTGAACGCGACCCCTCGACGCTACGATTTTCACTGACTGCCTTGCTCGCTCCGACTCATTCCGACGGTCAGGAAGCCCAGATCAGGGCGGAGTTCTCGGCGATTCCGGATTCGGGTCTGATCGTCGGCCCCGTGGATAAGTGCATCGAGCAGATCAATGAATATTACGAATCCGGAGTGGATACCTTCCTGTTCACTATTCCGAACGTTGCACAATCGGAGCTCATACATACGGTCGGTCAAGAGGTTCTTACTGCGTTCCGGGGAGTGGCTACTCGAAGTAATTAA